Proteins from one Tetrapisispora phaffii CBS 4417 chromosome 8, complete genome genomic window:
- the TPHA0H01460 gene encoding uncharacterized protein (similar to Saccharomyces cerevisiae YHR078W; ancestral locus Anc_5.365), with translation MGELLILIVIVTSSVFAYSWSYRVLWFKTNLLYQSLSPTVNNDKFSELDTWSTDSNGFVHKFYTEYSVSSHTLHEMIRILFAASMVCYLVLIEVVLWQITASAPDGKEGFVTSFIWPLLLFCLTILLTTVQPFLMLISILDKFFNDKLGIEKLAMITAGTVFVLNLTLYYIEFGPFIFTNSLLTKLSVAGVSMLSILSAIATVSTIYYTFLMVWKRGNLSGIQNINTIGDRLSLWASDYSVRERINDYKRNIDGNIEILKRLESETGGSQSILRDKLIEKIGWYQLEVNKLETQQNESQFIRNSKKVFHIMFLIYCIHKVVTTFVSRIPYLIIHALYYPDDYNYEYFDQDKRSNFGSDPLSVTMASLLNFFLFRFNYAQDIDDLARQISLLMSISLFGASFSTVITTISYISALLPIKLQILALYAIKDNEESSLPSIKSNKKRSRINRNPSLIKNLFISELTGIYVISTVLTIRSNLPYEVSRKLNELLGERFSVPNVVIDVWFYEVYACFCIIVFVATKVAEKTIFSQSTYNN, from the coding sequence ATGGGAGAGTTGTTGATACTAATTGTAATAGTAACATCTTCTGTATTTGCATACAGCTGGTCATATAGGGTCCTATGGTTCAAGACGAATCTTCTATACCAATCGTTGTCACCAACTGtcaataatgataaattttctGAGCTGGACACTTGGAGCACCGATAGCAATGGATTCGTTCATAAATTTTATACAGAATATTCCGTTTCATCTCATACCCTCCATGAAATGATAAGGATCCTATTCGCAGCTTCAATGGTTTGTTATCTAGTTTTAATCGAGGTAGTACTGTGGCAGATTACCGCTTCAGCTCCAGATGGGAAAGAAGGCTTTGTGACCTCATTTATATGGCCAttacttttattttgtttaacAATATTACTAACCACTGTTCAACCATTTTTAATGCTGATATCAATCTTAgataaattctttaatgaTAAGCTTGGTATTGAAAAGTTAGCTATGATAACTGCTGGGACTGTATTTGTACTGAACCTTACCTTGTATTACATAGAATTTGGTCCATTTATTTTTACGAATAGTTTGTTAACCAAATTATCCGTTGCAGGGGTCTCCATGctatcaattttatctgCAATCGCTACAGTCTCAACTATATACTATACGTTTTTAATGGTTTGGAAAAGGGGAAATCTATCGGGTATACAAAATATCAACACTATAGGTGATAGGTTATCGTTATGGGCATCTGATTATTCAGTAAGAGAAAGAATAAATgattataaaagaaatatagacggaaatattgaaatattaaaaagacTTGAATCAGAGACAGGAGGAAGTCAATCAATTCTACGAGACAAActcattgaaaaaattggatGGTACCAATTAGAGGTAAACAAATTAGAAACTCAACAGAATGAATCACAGTTTATAAGAAATTCGAAGAAAGTCTTTCACATTATGTTTCTTATTTACTGTATCCATAAAGTCGTAACGACATTTGTTTCTAGAATTCCATATTTGATCATCCATGCATTATATTATCCAGATGATTATaattatgaatattttgatcaAGATAAGAGATCTAATTTTGGATCTGATCCACTTTCAGTTACAATGGCCAGccttttaaattttttcttattcAGATTCAATTATGCACAAGATATTGATGATCTTGCGAGACAGATATCTTTGTTAATGTCAATATCGTTATTCGGGGCTTCTTTTTCCACTGTGATCACAACTATATCGTATATCTCAGCTTTGTTACCAATTAAACTCCAAATTTTAGCGTTATACGCTATCaaagataatgaagaatCATCATTACCTTCTATAAAATCCAACAAGAAAAGATCAAGAATTAATAGAAATCCatcattaattaaaaacttATTCATTTCAGAATTGACAGGTATATACGTAATCTCTACCGTATTGACAATTAGATCAAATTTACCATACGAAGTATCAAGAAAGTtgaatgaattattagGTGAACGGTTTTCTGTTCCTAATGTTGTCATCGATGTTTGGTTTTACGAGGTATATGCATGCTTTTGtataattgtttttgttgCTACGAAAGTTGCTGAGAAGACAATATTTTCACAATCtacatataataattaa
- the IRE1 gene encoding bifunctional endoribonuclease/protein kinase IRE1 (similar to Saccharomyces cerevisiae IRE1 (YHR079C); ancestral locus Anc_5.368), producing the protein MIHYYTSNLLINIYIFIFLLIYGKNLIEAYEYHGNRDNVIKSVEPLTHTTILNENFENRNHFELPIDLLDSTSLLEDDDYDNEDDADQEQDEDGHVDDKYMKFLNQKLKRNFDVKTASPLNPNIDTNTITNAYANKYKKPSMIIPYNTDNSLSDYELSDIVLVSDLKDGLYGLNRYTGEIIWSLNHVDIEHSILTITDDENDMIIKDSTGSKTNETLIIEPFGDGNIYFFNVFQGVTKLPISIHQLIMSSPMHLKTNFIIDEIGTVVEEEKTYTGSRQTSMFTIDIRTGTILSAFGFSTENKKYYDESDETNIIDPSNIIKIGKTTYRLEIHSNDSPSYDVTYTTWQRNSLDLHFATGNNFSKDGIYISPLKSTTSDDNSVMAIDLNNNEIKWISDKFSSGIITNIFDVFQNKITGDNVLAQHPVHQFNVNYNGNNSKELYEKVYLDQLDNKSWIALSEINFPSFVNSAKLSRYQQKEDKLGESYTYDLKLKFLKNKKLFKSTIIGVHYLNKEKKNHYYNYNLNEKHNLIMLPYDDKDYFTYGDEDSGFTKTEYVPVDENGKILDTLATSIFKTNMYSNSYYKNTDNNGLNSNNNKNSQNNNDNSNDAFNPEENYKLFSPEELQAYRLKLHEEIAREMNTNNKEFMLDNNSYISIIKNFAKRILETLTVFIVTTVLLILLHRYEIIRPSADLLKSIGVLKETEFYRRDSFYVKRFSQNIRRLSFFDKIGTENKRESAETLTINNKLKNSNSSASPGGKEPTTINFKNNDIFSVETQPMDRQISTFSVASNIDPIQEFGQDTSNNDIAYNDDSLTRIGNTTMDTSVDSDAFTLVTNEKKKKKKNKKNKKKANTNTNTTKTTSDANVTATTDSNSKSNATTVATSLLKKGNQDYNLSSMPLIRSNSQNPIPIDDDHDKNLKNLTVSKEVLGFGSLGTVVYKGKFEGRPVAIKRMLIDFCDIASTEIDLLSESDDHPNVIRYYCSEETGRFLYIALELCNSNLEDLVEKRRLVVKKMLLETADVWSRDWESLTILNQIASGVNHLHLLKIIHRDIKPQNILVATAKKFIAGQISADKYDNSNIRILISDFGLCKKLESDKSSFQTNVNNAAGTTGWRAPELLDVSKRALLQTIKEVSENDKSASQLSNSDAVHDDGSKMRLTRAIDIFSMGCVFYYILSNGEHPFGDRYIREANIIKGSFNLSKISATLTDESLQLEAKDLISRMISNDPLSRPPALDVLKHPLFWSVSKKLQFLLKVSDRFEGERRDPPSALLLELEANAKFVILNGNWTTTLDSEFISSLGKYRKYSGASFLDLLRAFRNKYHHYQDTPASISKKIGILPDGFYFYFIEKFPNLLLELYKLIEENLNDDPSFIEYL; encoded by the coding sequence ATGATACACTACTATACATCAAATTTactgataaatatatatatatttatatttttattaatatatggGAAGAACTTAATTGAAGCATATGAATATCATGGGAATCGCGATAATGTGATTAAATCGGTAGAACCATTGACTCACACTACGATATTAAATgagaattttgaaaatagaaATCACTTTGAACTGCCTATAGATCTCTTGGATTCAACGTCATTGCTAGAAGATGATGACTATGATAATGAGGACGATGCAGATCAAGAGCAGGATGAGGATGGTCACGTagatgataaatatatgaaatttttaaatcagaaactgaaaagaaatttcGACGTGAAGACTGCATCACCATTAAATCCAAACATAGACACAAACACAATCACAAATGCATAtgcaaataaatataaaaagcCAAGCATGATTATACCTTATAATACAGATAATTCACTTTCAGATTATGAACTAAGTGATATTGTATTGGTTTCAGATTTGAAAGATGGTTTATATGGCTTGAATAGATACACAGGAGAAATAATATGGTCACTGAATCATGTGGATATAGAACATTCGATTTTAACAATTACAGATGACGAGAATGATATGATTATAAAGGATTCGACAGGTTCAAAGACAAATGAAACTTTAATCATTGAACCATTTGGTGATGGtaatatttacttttttaatgtttttcaAGGTGTAACAAAATTACCCATTTCAATacatcaattaataatgtcaTCACCAATGCATTTAAAgacaaattttattattgatgaaataGGTACAGTtgtagaagaagaaaaaactTATACAGGTTCCAGACAAACGTCGATGTTTACAATCGATATTAGAACAGGTACTATTTTGTCTGCATTCGGTTTTAGtacagaaaataaaaagtatTATGATGAATCAGACGAAACTAATATAATTGATCcatcaaatataattaaaatcgGTAAAACAACTTATCGTTTAGAGATTCACTCAAATGACTCGCCATCATACGATGTTACATACACGACATGGCAAAGAAATTCATTAGATTTACATTTCGCAACtggtaataatttttccaaagatggtatttatatttcacCATTAAAATCAACAACGTCAGATGATAACTCTGTAATGgcaattgatttaaataataatgaaattaaatggATTTCAGataaattttcatcaggtataattacaaatatatttgacgttttccaaaataaaattacaGGTGATAATGTACTAGCACAACATCCAGTACATCAATTTAATGTAAATTATAATGGcaataattcaaaagaattataCGAAAAGGTTTATCTAGATCaattagataataaatcatgGATTGCATTATCAGAAATTAATTTTCCATCATTTGTTAATTCAGCAAAATTATCAAGATATCAACAAAAGGAAGATAAGTTAGGTGAAAGTTATACAtatgatttaaaattaaaatttttgaaaaataaaaaattattcaaatcaacTATTATCGGTGtccattatttaaataaagagaaaaaaaatcattattacaattataatttaaatgaaaaacataatttaattatgcTACCATATGATGATAAAGATTATTTTACATATGGTGACGAGGATTCGGGTTTCACTAAAACAGAATACGTGCCTGTTGATGAAAACGGTAAAATACTTGACACTTTAGCAACatcaatattcaaaacaaaCATGTATTCGAATAGCTATTACAAGAATACAGATAATAATGGActaaatagtaataataataaaaattcacaaaataataatgacaatTCAAATGATGCATTTAATCcagaagaaaattataaattattttcacCAGAAGAATTACAGGCTTATAGATTAAAACTTCATGAAGAAATTGCAAGAGAAATGAATACAAACAATAAAGAGTTTATGCTTGATAATAACTCATACATTTCGATAATTAAAAACTTCGCAAAAAGGATATTAGAAACACTAACAGTGTTTATTGTGACAACTGTATtactaatattattacatcgatatgaaattattagacCATCAGcagatttattaaaatcaatagGTGTGTTAAAGGAAACTGAGTTTTACAGAAGAGATTCTTTTTATGTTAAAAGATTTAGTCAAAATATTCGCCGTTTAAGTTTTTTCGATAAAATTGGTACAGAAAATAAAAGAGAATCGGCAGAAACTTTaactattaataataaattaaaaaatagtaaCTCAAGTGCTTCCCCTGGTGGGAAAGAACCAACtactattaattttaaaaacaacGATATATTTTCTGTAGAGACTCAACCTATGGATAGACAAATAAGCACGTTTAGTGTCGCATCTAACATTGATCCAATTCAAGAATTTGGTCAAGATAcatcaaataatgatattgcATATAATGACGATTCGTTGACGAGAATAGGAAATACTACAATGGATACATCAGTTGATTCTGATGCATTTACGCTTGTaacaaatgaaaagaagaagaaaaagaaaaataagaaaaataaaaagaaagcGAATACTAACACTAATACAACTAAGACTACAAGTGATGCTAATGTTACAGCAACAACTGATTCGAACAGCAAATCAAATGCAACTACGGTTGCAACTTCTTTGTTGAAAAAGGGTAACCAAGATTACAACTTATCAAGTATGCCATTAATTAGATCAAATAGTCAAAACCCAATTCCAATTGATGATGACCATGATAAAAACTTGAAAAACTTAACAGTCTCTAAAGAAGTTTTAGGTTTTGGTTCATTAGGAACAGTTGTTTATAAAGGAAAATTTGAAGGTAGACCGGTAGCAATTAAGAGAATGTTAATCGATTTCTGTGATATTGCATCAACTGAAATAGATTTATTATCAGAGAGTGACGACCATCCAAATGTTATTAGATATTATTGTTCTGAAGAAACAGGTAGATTCTTATACATTGCTTTAGAACTTTGTAACTCGAACTTGGAAGATTTAGTTGAAAAAAGACGTCTGGTagtgaaaaaaatgttattaGAAACTGCCGATGTTTGGTCTAGAGATTGGGAATCTTTGACTATTCTGAATCAAATAGCATCTGGTGTTAAccatttacatttattaaaaatcatCCATAGGGACATTAAAccacaaaatattttagttGCAACAGCAAAGAAATTCATCGCAGGCCAAATTTCCGCTGATAAATATGACAATTCGAATATTcgtattttaatatctgaCTTTGGTTTATGTAAAAAATTAGAGAGCGATAAATCTTCATTCCAAACTAATGTAAACAATGCTGCAGGTACCACTGGTTGGAGGGCTCCTGAACTTTTAGATGTCTCGAAGAGAGCTTTATTACAAACGATTAAAGAAGTGtcagaaaatgataaatctGCTTCtcaattatcaaattctgATGCTGTTCATGATGATGGTAGTAAAATGAGATTGACTAGAGCTATTGACATTTTCTCAATGGGTTGTGTATTTTATTACATTTTATCAAATGGTGAACACCCATTTGGTGACAGATATATAAGAGAAGCTAATATCATCAAAGGTTCATTCAATCTTTCTAAAATTTCAGCTACTTTGACAGATGAATCGTTACAATTGGAAGCTAAGGATTTAATTTCTCGTATGATTTCAAATGATCCGCTAAGTAGACCACCTGCATTAGATGTTTTAAAACATCCCTTATTTTGGTCAGTTTCGAAAAAGCTTCAGTTCTTATTAAAAGTGAGTGATCGTTTTGAAGGTGAAAGAAGAGATCCACCATCTGCACTATTGCTTGAGTTAGAAGCAAATGCAAAGTTTGTCATCTTAAATGGGAATTGGACAACTACCCTTGACTCAGAATTCATTAGTAGTTTAGGTAAATACAGAAAATATTCGGGCGCCTCATTTTTGGATTTATTAAGAGCTTTCAGGAATAAATACCACCATTACCAAGATACCCCAGCATCGATTTCTAAAAAAATAGGTATTTTACCAGATggtttttatttctatttcattgaaaaatttccAAACTTATTGTTAGAACTTTACAAActtattgaagaaaatttaaacGACGATCCAAGTTTTatagaatatttataa
- the LRP1 gene encoding Lrp1p (similar to Saccharomyces cerevisiae LRP1 (YHR081W); ancestral locus Anc_5.373): MLNTRFHTYIYMYMYIDGHSAIDYTLTTDQHSITMDNDIKKFKLYLNHLNKQLNALKPQLEKLISHGSLDDMLINLNSSNNIELEKLKLVNHMAYILTSLLFINTKLYNVKDNSRIMGELNKVKEYMGRYDTFKNKAIRSKDEKSQAKEQIAGVLQNSAISYKNFERKGKINKYKVSKK; this comes from the coding sequence ATGTTAAACACACGTTTtcatacatatatatatatgtatatgtatatagaCGGGCACAGCGCTATAGATTATACACTTACCACAGACCAGCACTCTATCACCATGGATAAcgatattaaaaaattcaagtTGTACTTGAACCATCTCAATAAGCAGCTCAACGCCTTGAAGCCACAGCTAGAGAAACTCATAAGTCATGGATCTTTGGACGACATGCTGattaatttgaattcatcCAATAACattgaattagaaaaattgaaacttGTCAACCATATGGCTTACATACTTACGTCTTTGCTGTTCATTAACACAAAACTGTATAACGTCAAGGATAACTCAAGGATAATGGGtgaattgaataaagttaaagaaTATATGGGAAGGTATGATACTTTCAAGAATAAAGCAATAAGGTCCAAGGATGAGAAATCGCAAGCAAAAGAGCAGATCGCAGGTGTCCTACAGAATAGTGCTATCAGTTATAAGAATTTTGAAAGGAAAGGaaagataaataaatataaagtaTCGAAAAAATAA
- the GPI8 gene encoding GPI-anchor transamidase (similar to Saccharomyces cerevisiae GPI8 (YDR331W); ancestral locus Anc_5.375) translates to MHTLTKYLKFIQIIGTEYQTHVVTMRFNFFIPFLLLLTTNYVLADEEKNNHTNNWAVLVSTSTFWFNYRHMANVLSMYRTVKRLGIPDSQIILMLSDDVACNSRNLFPGSVFNNQDRKIDLYGESIEVDYKGYDVTVENFIRLLTDRWPDEQPKSKRLLTDENSNIFIYMTGHGGDDFLKFQDAEEIASEDIADAFEQMHEKKRYNEIFFMVDTCQANTMFSKFYSPNILAIGSSELDESSYSHHSDVELGVAVIDRFTYYTLEFLEQIDKSSTLTLEDLFQYYTFEKVHSNVGVRKDLYSRDPKDVLITDFFANVPNIIPDSSSENESSNKYINLINLAMDQYNSNSKVSKNKDNALSPSVLSKSQNFNNIEYIEDTRTAISSSIKTLLVTSVVTLLCILFYLQEAESSKTFTK, encoded by the coding sequence ATGCATACGTTGACGAAGTATTTGAAGTTCATCCAAATAATCGGCACAGAATATCAGACTCACGTTGTTACAATGAggttcaattttttcataccgtttttgttgttgctaACAACAAACTATGTGCTAGCTGATGAAGagaaaaataatcataCAAATAACTGGGCTGTACTAGTCTCTACATCAACTTTCTGGTTCAATTATAGACACATGGCAAATGTATTGTCAATGTACAGGACTGTAAAGAGACTAGGTATCCCTGACTCTCAGATCATCCTAATGTTAAGTGACGATGTAGCTTGTAATTCAAGAAACTTATTTCCAGGGTCAGTATTCAATAATCAAGATAGAAAAATTGATCTTTATGGTGAATCAATTGAAGTTGATTATAAAGGTTATGATGTAACAGtagaaaattttattagattGTTAACGGATAGATGGCCTGATGAACAACCAAAATCAAAACGACTCTTAACTGAcgaaaattcaaatattttcatttatatgACTGGCCATGGTGGTGATGATTTCTTGAAGTTTCAAGATGCTGAAGAAATTGCTTCTGAAGATATCGCTGATGCTTTCGAACAGATGCATGAGAAGAAAAGATACAATGAAATCTTCTTCATGGTCGATACTTGCCAAGCAAATACGATGTTTTCAAAGTTTTACTCTCCAAACATTTTAGCTATAGGTTCAAGTGAATTAGATGAAAGTTCTTATTCTCACCATTCTGATGTAGAGTTAGGTGTTGCTGTCATTGATAGATTCACATACTATACGTTAGAATTTTTAGAACAGATCGATAAGAGCTCAACACTTACATTAGAAGacttatttcaatattacaCGTTTGAAAAAGTTCATTCTAATGTAGGTGTAAGAAAAGATCTTTACTCAAGAGATCCAAAAGATGTATTAATTACTGATTTTTTTGCCAATGTCCCAAATATCATCCCTGATTCTTCAAGTGAAAATGAATcctcaaataaatatattaaccTAATTAATCTGGCTATGGACcaatataattcaaattcaaaagtgtcaaaaaataaagacaATGCACTATCACCAAGTGTTTTATCTAAGAGCCagaattttaataacattgaATACATTGAGGATACTAGAACCGCTATAAGTTCCAGCATAAAGACTCTATTAGTAACATCCGTTGTCACACTTCtttgtattttattctATTTACAAGAAGCAGAATCATCAAAAACATTCaccaaataa
- the KSP1 gene encoding putative serine/threonine protein kinase KSP1 (similar to Saccharomyces cerevisiae KSP1 (YHR082C); ancestral locus Anc_5.376): protein MSLSYSIYKEGGLLNDRYQKIEDISEGSYGYVSLANDVKEKRLVAVKYIFKLDEDDDGEKDDDDDSDCPSVCDSSIEKRQQLVNNRNSRISSKIRSKFYENVCLEAVYEVDIQLKIGQHKNIVSLLDYFDSYIILEYCSGGDLYEAIKDDIVPRKTVSIVKIFNQIMDAVEFVHSKSIYHRDIKPENILISGIDWNIKLTDWGLATTEKTSLDRNVGSERYMAPELFESNLDLQERKEPYDCSKVDIWAMGIVFLNIVFQKNPFSVANQTDKSFCYFAGNREALFDVFSTMSYDFFQVLRYSLTIDPLNRNLLSMRNELNGLSEFTMDDEYYNNLGSDNYTAVSDSGDYMKYSDVSSSTTAVNDKFLLNDTKAFDKQIPFSLPNPIPAMTLSTSVDAEPILINNARTGSPTVSTVSSNSENSNQNNTSTAYSTNNTSRELSREKYQNKDGKVNHENSKARAKSVPKFRFNKRSHPKPETTNQGNTQHGLNHTKQTNRRKSFNDVGFRFNNNYGNKNHNNTNNINNYNKFPRAIKIQRRKKKPIIKNSRKPLGLPTPNSHMNNFFNEYKSKDNFNTSDFFTPPTLHNRYIEGIFNNNNRSHDYNKFQHGKLHNNSNKLSYNYHNNSVSSSKNQRRPSTTGSITGSEAINYIRNRGHSRNNSSNNPHVSPGRYIPPNLRITSLYSGENSTPKNISEVLDIPPPSTYHEQFLSNTNGSNNNGEPDLDDVLFTLEENDYDFVKDMDSLSLNNNVNSQSGTNLVPDLLKTNHVSTSIQQPAARSYNGVLRNSTTGGDNNSQDSRRRSSSHKYKAGVYVPPHHRRLSAEPSYDETLSVPPNGIAVTNTNNPYYNQRRPSLTPSPRSNASQWTNSVLQRSDRTSDNISSSLDQRFMAKSGRASPFPLINHASSTTAVQNRDVFAEDNDALVFEDDDDELDENGMVDKRAMFGPYEIYDQNVTEPSTNKQKDRTARKSSLLQDQAVNSLEEYKNNWLMLQQQD, encoded by the coding sequence ATGAGTTTGAGTTACAGTATTTACAAAGAAGGTGGACTCTTGAACGACCGGTACCAAAAAATAGAAGACATCAGTGAAGGTTCGTATGGTTACGTTTCATTGGCTAATGATGTTAAAGAGAAGCGGCTAGTTGCTGTGAAGTACATTTTTAAACtggatgaagatgatgatggcgaaaaagatgatgatgacgacAGTGATTGTCCTAGTGTCTGTGACTCCagtattgaaaaaagacAGCAGTTAGTAAATAATAGAAACTCAAGAATCTCGTCGAAAATTCGATCAAAGTTCTACGAGAACGTCTGCTTAGAGGCTGTTTATGAAGTCgatattcaattgaagatCGGGCAACATAAAAACATCGTGTCTTTATTGGATTATTTCGACTCATACATCATTTTGGAATATTGTTCGGGTGGTGATTTATATGAAGCCATCAAGGACGATATCGTTCCAAGGAAGACTGTCTCGATCgtgaaaatattcaatcaAATCATGGATGCGGTCGAGTTCGTACATTCGAAGTCGATATACCACAGAGATATTAAAccagaaaatatattgatctCGGGCATCGACTGGAATATCAAGTTGACTGATTGGGGTTTAGCTACAACTGAGAAAACCTCATTGGACAGAAATGTTGGTAGCGAAAGATACATGGCTCCTGAGTTGTTCGAATCGAATCTAGATCTccaagaaagaaaagaacCATACGATTGTAGTAAAGTAGATATTTGGGCAATGGGTATTGTGTTCTTAAATATCGTTTTCCAGAAAAATCCTTTCTCTGTTGCAAATCAAACTGATAAGTCGTTTTGTTATTTTGCAGGTAATAGAGAAGCTTTGTTTGATGTCTTCTCTACAATGAGTTACGATTTCTTCCAAGTGTTAAGATATAGTTTGACAATTGATCCATTGAATAGAAACTTATTAAGCATGagaaatgaattaaatggTTTATCAGAATTTACCATGGACGATGAGTACTACAATAACTTAGGTAGCGACAACTACACAGCTGTTTCAGACTCAGGAGATTACATGAAATATTCAGACGTTTCATCATCAACAACAGCtgttaatgataaattctTATTGAATGATACTAAAGCGTTTGACAAGCAAATACCTTTCTCATTACCAAACCCTATTCCTGCAATGACACTTTCGACAAGTGTTGATGCCGAACCAATTCTAATAAACAATGCCAGAACTGGTTCTCCAACTGTCTCGACAGTTAGTAGTAATAGtgaaaattcaaatcaaaACAACACTTCAACTGCTTATTCCACTAATAATACGAGCAGGGAATTGTCGAgagaaaaatatcaaaataaagATGGCAAGGTTAATCACGAAAATAGTAAAGCAAGAGCGAAGTCTGTTCCTAAATTTAGATTCAATAAACGTTCTCATCCTAAGCCTGAAACAACTAATCAAGGTAATACTCAACATGGTTTAAACCATACAAAGCAAACCAATCGTAGAAAGAGTTTCAATGATGTTGGCTTCAGATTTAACAATAACTACGGTAATAAGAACCACAATAACACaaacaatattaacaaCTATAATAAATTTCCCCGTGCAATTAAGATCCAAAGGaggaaaaagaaaccaATTATCAAGAATTCTAGAAAACCACTTGGATTACCAACTCCAAACTCTCACATgaataatttcttcaatgaaTACAAATCCAAAGATAACTTTAACACCAGTGATTTTTTCACGCCCCCCACTTTGCATAATAGATACATCGAAGGTATCTTcaataacaacaacagaTCGCATGACTACAATAAATTCCAACATGGTAAACTTCATAACAATAGCAATAAATTATCCTATAATTATCATAACAACAgtgtttcttcttcaaagaATCAAAGAAGACCAAGCACAACCGGTTCCATTACTGGTTCAGAGGCAATTAACTACATTCGAAACAGAGGACATAGTAGAAATAATAGTTCTAATAATCCACATGTTTCTCCTGGCAGATATATTCCACCTAACCTAAGGATAACAAGTTTATATTCGGGTGAAAATTCAACtccaaaaaatatttcagaaGTACTCGATATTCCACCACCAAGTACATATCATGAGCAGTTTTTGAGTAATACCAATGGCTCAAACAACAATGGAGAACCTGATCTCGATGATGTTTTATTTACCctagaagaaaatgattATGACTTCGTAAAAGATATGGATAGtctatctttaaataacaaCGTCAACTCTCAAAGTGGTACTAATTTAGTTCCAGATTTACTGAAAACAAATCATGTCAGTACTTCGATTCAGCAACCTGCTGCAAGATCATACAATGGAGTTCTCAGAAATTCTACTACAGGTGGTGATAATAACAGCCAAGATAGCCGTAGAAGAAGTTCATCTCATAAATATAAGGCCGGTGTTTACGTTCCACCTCATCATAGAAGATTATCTGCTGAGCCTAGTTATGACGAGACATTATCGGTGCCACCTAATGGTATTGCAGTtacaaatacaaataatcCGTATTATAATCAAAGGCGCCCTAGCTTGACACCTTCTCCAAGGTCAAATGCATCACAATGGACAAATTCTGTGCTACAGAGATCTGATAGAACAAGTGATAACATATCATCATCTCTCGATCAACGATTTATGGCAAAATCCGGAAGAGCTTCTCCTTTCCCGCTGATTAATCATGCGTCCAGTACCACAGCTGTTCAAAATAGAGATGTATTTGCAGAAGATAATGATGCTCTAGTCTtcgaagatgatgatgatgaattagATGAAAACGGAATGGTCGACAAAAGAGCAATGTTTGGACCTTATGAAATCTATGATCAAAATGTTACTGAACCATCTACAAACAAGCAGAAAGATAGAACAGCTAGGAAATCAAGTTTACTTCAAGATCAGGCAGTCAATTCCTTGGAggaatataaaaataactGGCTGATGTTGCAACAACAAGATTAG